DNA from Danaus plexippus chromosome 6, MEX_DaPlex, whole genome shotgun sequence:
CGTGTCTACTATTTCCTAGAAAAATaactaacatttataaagttgttactcaataaataaaatatagatctTAGTGTCGTgacagaaaattaaaactatgtattattacttgaaattccctttaattaatattacgttcagtattttctaattttgcagttttatttatactacatTCAAAATGAGAATTAAGCGGTAATTTTACTACATTTTATCGATTAACAATAATcggtacattatattttattaagcaaTATTATTCTTGTGTAAGCCAAACCTGAACAGTAATGTATATATGCGGGTGATGCAGTAGCGTGGCCTCGGTGTATTCGTCCACTGCGAAGTACTCCTCGAGCGTGGGGCCTCGACAACAGCGACGGAACAGCTCCTTCATCCGCTCGTGACATTCCACTATGAAGGGGTTCAGGCATCTTAGGTGATTGGATTCCTCACCGAACTggaattttaatttgcatcgtgtacatttttaatcgACTGCAAAGTAAAGTTCTGTATTCGACCGTTGTGAGTTTTTAAGTAGACGATGTTCTCAAGACATTTtttcatatgttatataaattataataaacatatttggaGTTAAGCTActcatacatataattttcggTTTATTCTCCTTAAAAATAACGCgtaaacagataatatatataatatatttattatgatgaTCTCACTCCTTTTTTAGCTGCGGAGAAATGAAGAATCTTGGCGACAGATGCAAGATTTTTTCGTTGATCAGTTGTCAGTGATCCGCCAATAGGTaggtttataatatgaaaagcaTCCGGTGCTACTATAGCAGCGTTCAGAAATTGATAGTATACCAAATTTCCAATCAcctgtaatgaaaaaaaataataatcaaaaggTAAGTCATTGTAGATAAAGATGAGATAATAGAGATAGTTACTTTCAAAATATCCTTTTCTGGTGTATGAGGAAATTTTGTTGTCAACGACCGATGTAAAACACGTGCCATATATGTTATGCAAAATGGTAGAAGTTCCATAGAATTGGTGATTTTTTCTAAGAACATTGTCACGACCGTTTTCAGTTGAGTCAGTGCTTTGTCCAGTCTTGTTTTCACTTCTGGGTAATTCAATGCTTCGTCTTGACTCACTATATACGGTAATTTCctgtaaaatttgtatttaaataaatataggtatCATACttagactatatatatatatatataatattgaatattttctcaTGAATATGCTTACGAAATTTGCCCAGTTTTCATTTCAGTTTCATTCCTCCaagctttatatatttcgaCCGGTCCAGTTTCTATGTTTAAGTCTTTatcgtttataattttctccACCAGAGGTCCTATGACCGTTTGAAGGCTGTTCAAACCGGACAGCTGCCTCGACAGACTGACCGCCATTTTCAACACCAACGGGGTCGAGGCGATTATGTCGAACGGCTTCATGACTTTGCAACTTATTTCCTCTTCCAATGTAAACCTAAACAGCTTCAACAGCAAGTACTCGTCTCTCGCGTACGCACCGAAATTATAAAGACTTAATACGACATTCTGGAGGAAcgaattggttttattttggGGTATGCAGAAAAGTAGTTTGGATAAATATGTAGGATTTGTTTGCAACTCGTAGAACAAATGTTGATATCCATCTAGCAGTCTTTTACTTTCTTTTGTTAGTGATTTTAAACCTTTAACAGCCGTGTTCACAGCTAACATAGTGCCTCTCCCATCTGCTTGCATGACTTTCGATTGgtgatgtaatatattatttaatttaagaccaTGAGCGGCGACCTCCTGTAACGCTATACGGTTTTGTACCAACAACCCTATCTTTAAGTCCATATCGTCGATTTGCTTCGAGAGCTCTTGATTCTTTCGTATAGACTGAACAACGTCCGATTTAAGGGTCTGTAATTCCATCTCTCTGTCGTAATCTTCTGTTGTAAAGTCTAATACCggaatgaatttttttagaacCCTGAGCGGAGGATTTGGAGAGTGGAATAGAGATATGAAAGCATTACGCGCCCTGCGCCCTCTCCATAAAGCttgaatctttattattttttgttcctgtaacaaaacaaattgtcCATAAAAAACCTATATATCACTGCACCGATAATAGTCATACTAATAATTTACCTGTACTTTATACCAAGCCCAAGGATTTCTTTTCCTCTCACGCAGAAGTTTAGCTTCGATTGCCTTCATTTTTAACAACGTGCCATATTTCCTATTAACAACAATTTGTCTCCACCAGGATTGGATCTTTATTATTGAATCAAcattgtctttaaaaaatagcaGTCTCGTCACTGACTTTCTTATCAAGAATCCTTTGCAGTGGGCTTGAAATCTAGTCATTGTCTTCTCTAATTCTCTGTATCTATAGGAATTTATGTGATGTTTATTTGTCTTGTCTACGATGGCCTTAACATCTTTTTTGGAGAGATATCTTGAGTATGGCACAAAGTCTTTGGGTGTACTCCAGCTATATGTATAGGATTCGACGTCGATGTATACCGTGTTACTGGCCTCGGTATGGCAAACTATCCAAGGGCAAATGTGATGCCCCTTCTTTTTCAGTGCTTTagaaaacatttgaaaatacaCTTCTTTGCAGGAACTCTCTATCATTTCAGAGCATGATAGTTGCTGTGATTTTAGTGCTTTCCAGAAATCATTTACATCATTTTTGACTATAGCCAGGTTTAATTGAATGATCTCCTCTGTCAGTTCCTTAACCTTTTTCGATTCGGTGTTAACGTCGTCGATGGCTCCAATGATGTCTTCCAACCATAAGTTTTCTGACTCCTTCTGTAGCAATCTCTTTTTCAACGTTCTCATGTAAATGGATATTCCTCTCTATGCAAAGTCGAGGGTAGTTTGAGACAGGAACTTTTTAGCAAAGTTATTAAAGCTTCGGAATTTTCATCGGCCACAGCTTTATTGATCTGATCGATAATTTCAATCACTGCAATcgttataaagaattaaatgatacaagtatagaaatataaataaggaaattgttagatatttttttaatttcttgttattctatatattataaatacttacattCATCATTATTGTCATCCTTCACGTTGACCATATCAAGGGTATCTTTGATATCCTCTAGTGTTAGCAGCGGACACTCACACTGTTCTTTAACTTTAACCTGCAGAGCGCTTATCAAAGCGGACAAGTAACGTCGTCTACAATGTGGCCTGAGTCCCTCTAAGTTAATTTGTTTAGAATTTAATGCATTCCAAACAGCTACCTCATTACCTCTCTCAACAGCTTCCGACACAGCCGCTACgtcattcaaatataaagcCGTTGCCGCTATTTCACTCTCATTAAGATTCTTATCCAATTCACACTTTTCCAATCTCATTTCTTCAAACAATAGAGGCGCAGCGtacttttctattttaaaactaagacCGAGCTTTGGACTTGTAAGAGCGTCATATAGATCATCGGGAGTGCCTTCATCCAGCGCTTTATTCACTTGGACAATCGCTTCTTTGTGTTCCGAATGTTcttttgattttatgtttccatcatttataatgttttggaAAATTTTGTGCCAATTCGTTATACTTTCCACATCAACATCTTTACAACTCTCTATGATGTTTTGCACGACGTCACAATAGAAATCTATGTTACcgctgttataatttttaattttcacccACTCCTCAGTAAAAATCTTGTGGAGTTTATTAATGTCATTACTTCTACATGCGGCACAAAGTGTCTTCCAGAGGTGTTTATAATTTGTGGCCGTTATATGACCTTGAATTTCAACCAGAGTGAGTAATTCATCATAGTCATCGGGAGAATAACTACCATTCAGTGAGTGGTTGTGTGCAACTTCTGTCTTTTCACGTTTCGCTGCTTTCAAAACCTCTTTATATTGATCAATAAGATAgttctgaatatatttaatttttaaatttggattCAGCAATGCACATGTTATGGATTTCTCCGAGTCAAGTAGGTTATTGAGTTCAATCAAAGCATTCTGAATGCTGACATTGTCATTTGtattattgtttgataaaataccgcttattttatgaaacattgGTAATGGATGCTTACACTTTTGTAAGTCTTTCGAAACAGAGTCCAATTGTTCatctgaaatgaaaaatatttttacatattacatttgGAATTTATTCGGTTCTTAGACTTGACATCAAAATTTCTGTgatatatgaaattgaatactaaaatgttttttaagattatttttttctatattctcATTCTCACCTGTAAAGACTGCTTTGCCAAAGACATCGTGTATTAATGGTGCCTTGCCGAGCTTAAACAAATGTGAGCTTAATGCATGCAAACAGTAAATAACTTTTGGCatgtttttgttatcataTATATCTGTGGTTTCGGGTTGAAAtgtctgaaatataaaagtaattataaaacttctataattaaaaacagaataaatatattattttaataacgacTTCATTGCATTCGACCAGtgtttttaatcattaaaatgtaatattattacagcACATTGCACCTTAGATATAGTTGATATGGAATggatttgttgttttattataaataagtcattgcatttaaataataatttaacatcaatTCTTTTagccttaataaataatgtttaat
Protein-coding regions in this window:
- the LOC116779075 gene encoding LOW QUALITY PROTEIN: ras GTPase-activating-like protein IQGAP1 (The sequence of the model RefSeq protein was modified relative to this genomic sequence to represent the inferred CDS: inserted 1 base in 1 codon), with the translated sequence MGKDILIGKIDDDNADVRKTAQEMDVIRQRTIAYEYLCRLEEAKLWMEACLREELPAAVEFEENLRNGVYLAKLGNFIAPDLLPLTKIYDIDQRRYKMMGLQFKHTDNINKFLQILKKTELPVTFQPETTDIYDNKNMPKVIYCLHALSSHLFKLGKAPLIHDVFGKAVFTDEQLDSVSKDLQKCKHPLPMFHKISGILSNNNTNDNVSIQNALIELNNLLDSEKSITCALLNPNLKIKYIQNYLIDQYKEVLKAAKREKTEVAHNHSLNGSYSPDDYDELLTLVEIQGHITATNYKHLWKTLCAACRSNDINKLHKIFTEEWVKIKNYNSGNIDFYCDVVQNIIESCKDVDVESITNWHKIFQNIINDGNIKSKEHSEHKEAIVQVNKALDEGTPDDLYDALTSPKLGLSFKIEKYAAPLLFEEMRLEKCELDKNLNESEIAATALYLNDVAAVSEAVERGNEVAVWNALNSKQINLEGLRPHCRRRYLSALISALQVKVKEQCECPLLTLEDIKDTLDMVNVKDDNNDELIEIIDQINKAVADENSEALITLLKSSCLKLPSTLHREEYXIYMRTLKKRLLQKESENLWLEDIIGAIDDVNTESKKVKELTEEIIQLNLAIVKNDVNDFWKALKSQQLSCSEMIESSCKEVYFQMFSKALKKKGHHICPWIVCHTEASNTVYIDVESYTYSWSTPKDFVPYSRYLSKKDVKAIVDKTNKHHINSYRYRELEKTMTRFQAHCKGFLIRKSVTRLLFFKDNVDSIIKIQSWWRQIVVNRKYGTLLKMKAIEAKLLRERKRNPWAWYKVQEQKIIKIQALWRGRRARNAFISLFHSPNPPLRVLKKFIPVLDFTTEDYDREMELQTLKSDVVQSIRKNQELSKQIDDMDLKIGLLVQNRIALQEVAAHGLKLNNILHHQSKVMQADGRGTMLAVNTAVKGLKSLTKESKRLLDGYQHLFYELQTNPTYLSKLLFCIPQNKTNSFLQNVVLSLYNFGAYARDEYLLLKLFRFTLEEEISCKVMKPFDIIASTPLVLKMAVSLSRQLSGLNSLQTVIGPLVEKIINDKDLNIETGPVEIYKAWRNETEMKTGQISKLPYIVSQDEALNYPEVKTRLDKALTQLKTVVTMFLEKITNSMELLPFCITYMARVLHRSLTTKFPHTPEKDILKVIGNLVYYQFLNAAIVAPDAFHIINLPIGGSLTTDQRKNLASVAKILHFSAAKKGFGEESNHLRCLNPFIVECHERMKELFRRCCRGPTLEEYFAVDEYTEATLLHHPHIYITVQEIVDTHALLVEYQDVIAEPQDRLNELLDELGDVPSVTQLAARDVPAVTSWDTEENARLEVCLALVNKFQAPADDMTDLNKLFIKTKELCVAVIPFLTGEHLLEALCIGTTTEQQEQYSEKVKRRIYSGQVRPDDALTLREHIAKLRRNLEMLEDEGYVTREDGYQALITSIALDLCNKGKYRQAQRRALSTLTRTKQSLLEKTKYYEEKCKSYDQYIKSCLDNLHTGKRSVHACLRRPGKDVQKLKSKLTIKYSATKLLEKGVLLEIDGLSMSQCKNVQFEITPTDHNGVFTITGKFMGVEMETIDVDIQDLLQKQYEGCTIMDMFGKAKINVNLLMFLLNSKFYGKS